In a genomic window of Vulpes lagopus strain Blue_001 chromosome 13, ASM1834538v1, whole genome shotgun sequence:
- the LOC121475107 gene encoding olfactory receptor 2T8-like — MMKLSSFSSFAVSLFYEIMNIWNTTSDFILLGLFHHTEAHLFLFSMVLTIAFGSLMGNALMILLIHRDVHLHTPMYFLLSQLSLMDMMLISTIVPKMAADYLSGKKSISPAGCGLQIFFFITLEGSECFLLAAMSYDRYVAVCHPLRYPVLMSWQLCLRMTVGSWFLGAADGLMQAAATLSFPFCGAHEINHFFCEAPTLVRLACADTFVFEYVMYICCVLMLLVPFSLILISYSLILAAVLQMRSREARKKAFATCSSHLSVVGLFYGAAIFIYMRPKSYRSANHDKIVSVFYTIFTPLLNPVIYSMRNNEVKGALRKCMGQCAALHHK; from the coding sequence ATGATGAAACTGtcatctttttcttcatttgcagTGTCACTCTTTTATGAAATCATGAACATCTGGAACACCACCTCAGATTTCATTCTCCTAGGACTCTTTCACCACACAGAAGcccacctttttctcttttcaatggTTCTGACAATTGCTTTCGGCTCCCTCATGGGCAATGCCCTCATGATTCTCCTGATTCACCGGGATGTCCATCTCCACACTCCCATGTACTTCCTACTGAGCCAACTCTCCCTCATGGACATGATGCTGATCTCCACCATTGTGCCCAAAATGGCAGCTGACTACTTGAGTGGCAAGAAGTCCATCTCCCCTGCTGGCTGTGGGCTTCAGATCTTCTTCTTCATCACTTTGGAAGGGAGCGAGTGCTTCCTCTTAGCAGCCATgtcctatgaccgctatgtggctGTTTGCCACCCACTGAGGTACCCCGTTCTCATGAGCTGGCAATTATGCCTGAGAATGACAGTGGGGTCCTGGTTCTTGGGGGCAGCTGATGGGCTCATGCAGGCTGCTGCCACCCTGAGTTTTCCATTCTGTGGTGCACATGAGATCAATCATTTCTTCTGTGAGGCCCCCACTCTGGTGCGTTTGGCTTGTGCTGACACGTTTGTTTTTGAGTATGTCATGTATATCTGCTGTGTATTAATGCTGTTGGTTCCATTTTCTCTCATCCTGATTTCCTACAGTCTCATCCTTGCTGCGGTTCTCCAGATGCGTTCTAGAGAAGCCCGCAAGAAGGCTTTTGCCACCTGCTCCTCACATCTCTCTGTGGTGGGACTCTTTTATGGAGCAGCTATTTTTATCTACATGAGACCCAAATCCTACAGGTCAGCTAACCATGATAAAATAGTGTCAGTATTCTATACGATCTTCACTCCTTTATTGAACCCCGTCATCTATAGTATGAGGAACAATGAAGTCAAGGGAGCCCTGAGAAAGTGTATGGGTCAATGTGCTGCCTTACATCATAAATAA